In the Quercus lobata isolate SW786 chromosome 5, ValleyOak3.0 Primary Assembly, whole genome shotgun sequence genome, one interval contains:
- the LOC115992933 gene encoding GDSL esterase/lipase At5g45960-like — protein MEFFYKHSLPLLFILQLLCFTSIGQALNSNVTALLVFGDSTVDPGNNNNIRTIFKANFPPYGREFANHTPTGRFSDGQLTTDFVASYLGIKKYIPPYLDRTLSIQELVTGVSFASGGSGYDPLTPTLSSVIPMSKQLDYFREYKKKIEPAIGNQGIENHINNALFVISAGTNDFVVNYYTVPVRRQSYNVSSYQQFLLQKVKEFIQGLWDEGARKIGVSGLPPMGCLPIVDTFSSNNTFTNRSCIEQYSSVARDYNQMLQTELDEMQQSSANHGAKIYYVDIYGPLFDMVQYPKKYGYEEVNVGCCGSGYVETSILCNQASTVCTDASKYVFWDAIHPTEMAYNVVFQDIRSTIDVITSGSLINKSSSSAKSQACRWMDQWWMGMVWIGMVCGFGWV, from the exons ATGGAATTCTTCTATAAACATTCTCTACCTCTTCTTTTCATTCTCCAATTGTTATGCTTCACTTCTATAGGTCAAGCTTTGAACAGCAATGTCACAGCTTTGTTAGTTTTTGGTGACTCCACGGTCGATCCAGGAAACAATAACAATATAAGAACGATTTTTAAGGCAAATTTTCCACCTTACGGGAGAGAATTTGCAAACCATACACCCACAGGAAGGTTCAGTGATGGCCAGCTTACCACTGACTTTGTTG CTTCGTATTTAGGCATAAAAAAGTATATTCCACCGTATTTGGATCGAACTCTAAGCATTCAGGAGCTGGTGACAGGAGTTAGCTTTGCGTCAGGCGGCTCTGGATATGATCCACTTACGCCAACGCTAAGT AGTGTAATTCCAATGTCAAAGCAACTGGACTATTTTAGAGAgtacaagaaaaaaattgagccAGCGATTGGAAACCAAGGAATCGAAAATCATATCAATAATGCATTGTTCGTCATCAGTGCTGGTACAAACGACTTCGTTGTCAACTATTATACTGTACCAGTTAGACGACAGAGCTACAATGTCTCAAGTTACCAGCAATTCTTACTTCAAAAGGTTAAAGAGTTCATTCAG GGTTTGTGGGATGAAGGGGCTCGAAAGATAGGGGTGTCTGGGCTACCTCCAATGGGCTGCTTGCCAATTGTTGACACCTTTTCTTCCAACAATACTTTCACCAATCGTAGTTGTATCGAACAGTATTCCTCTGTGGCAAGAGATTATAATCAAATGCTTCAAACTGAATTGGATGAGATGCAACAAAGTTCAGCAAATCATGGTGCCAAAATCTATTACGTTGACATATATGGACCGTTGTTCGACATGGTTCAATACCCTAAAAAATATG GGTATGAAGAGGTTAATGTCGGATGTTGTGGATCTGGATATGTAGAAACATCAATTTTGTGTAATCAAGCTTCAACTGTGTGCACTGATGCTTCTAAGTATGTATTTTGGGACGCAATACATCCTACTGAAATGGCATACAACGTTGTCTTTCAGGACATTCGTTCTACAATAGATGTCATCACCAGCGG